Below is a genomic region from Eupeodes corollae chromosome 1, idEupCoro1.1, whole genome shotgun sequence.
aaaacaaaaattattccaaacaACAAGAAATGTAACTGTCAAAACAGTGTTTTTAGATGGAGGGACTTTTTATTcttcaaattcttcaagagtcaAAGAGGACAATTTTATGCTATTTTATGCCAATTTTGAGGAAACAAAAGTACCATATAATTCTTCCTtcacatgaaaaaaaaagaatgcatttaaATATTCCGGAACGAATAAAGAAAAACCGCAAAATGATTTATCCGGAATATTCTGCTGAATAAAGAAACGTAAAATGATGATTCCAAATATTCTTAATgaataaagaaacaaagttgatgttttaaaagattttacaaaTTCTTAATAGGGGAAATTTGTTTGggatattgttttattgtacAGGGAATTTTAGGGAATTTCaactaacaattaaatttttttttaattaagatccTATGATAACACTGCACACAATTCGAAATTGagttccgaaaaaaaaattgttttttcgatGTTGGTAGTTATTTCCCTGGGAAAAATTTATTCCGAGGGAAATTCACGATAACTCGAAATGTTTCTTGGGAATGAAACTTTCCGTGGGAAATAAAATTCCCCGGGAGATTCCCGATAAGGCCCATTATATAATACATTAAACATCAATTCACACCAGGCCGGTAGCAGCTaatgaaattgaattcaaaacaatagACGAGACTCGGGATTAttactgtaaatattttaagatgCTTCTGACAGCTGCTACACTAATacacttacaaaaaaatattgctacgttttttctttccattggaaccaaaaaatattagtttttagtaGCGACGGGCCGTCTATTTCATGTGGTTCAATGGAAATCGACATAAGACAGCACTCATTGTATATAATTGTACGTGCGCTCAAAGTTTCATAaatacacttttaaaaataatcatagTGAGAGTAATTAGGATATCCAAGGGGggtttgaatgtctgcacattgcaaAGGGTTGCAAAATTGAGCTAGGTAAAGAAATTCACATTTATGTAATGTTAATAAAGCAATAATCTTTCTTAATGGTACATCGGAAAGGATTATCTGTATCGTACTAAATCCTGCTTGAAACAAAGTAGTACACATTTTTGGTCgtacataaataacaaaaaattctcTAACGGGATACCAAATTGGATGCAGTATTTAGGGACTACATCAACTAACATAAATACCATAAGCAACatctttggacatttttttcaagtggTTAACTCCCCTCAATATGTTCCTTAAAATTATTCATCAGTTATAAGGGATAATTCCATCAATATATGTAGGAATAGGCAGCTTAAACTTAAAGCTGGAAAGATGTTTAGTCAGCTCTAAGGCATCTCAATGATGATAGTCAACCGGAACCTGATGGCATTCCaccaattttattgaaaaactgtgtTGTTGCTCTTTCGGCGCCATTAACTACTACTGTTTAATGTTTCCTATCCATAAATCTGGCTCTAAACAGGATGTTTCTAATTATCGTCCTATAAGTAAATTGTCTAtgattctcaaaattttcgagaaaatagtttatgaaaaacttacctttattcttaaaaatacgaTTGGGCCATCTCAGCATGGATTTATAGCTGGAAGATCCACTACAACAAACCTAGCTATTTTTTGTAACCAAATCACTATAAATCTCGAAAATGGGTTTCAAACCGATGTAGTCTTTACGgacttttcaaaggctttcAATAGGGTCaaccattttatattattacaaAAGATGGAATCTATCGGAATCCattcaaatagtttaaaatgGTTTGCGTCCTATCccttaatgatttattttctgaagTAATTCATGTAACCTCTgctgttcctcaaggaagtcacttTTGGGACCCCTTCTATCCTCTCtgcctaatgtttgcggatgatatcaAAATTTTCCGCTGTATCAAATCGTTGGACGATTGTCTGTTTCTTCAAAGTGACCTTGAGGGCTTGTGTGTGGTGCAGTGCTAACCAGCTTTTCTTCAACGTCAATCTTTATCTTCCTCTCGTAGTCTTAgtccaatttgttttcaatacgaaataaataaaacacaacttacaaagcttagaaaaaagaaagacctaggtgtaatatttgtttacaaactAAACTTCAACTCCCACATTGATTTTGTGGTTGCTAAAGCAAATACTAAGCTGGGGTTTGTGGTTTGCAGCTGAAAAGAGTTTAAAGATCCATTTACCCTTTGGTCATTACTTTATGCTTATGTGAGATCTTTCCTAGAATACTGCTCAGTAATTTggaatcttttttataaaactcactGTTTAAGGATTGAAAGGATTCGGAAAAAATATTCGTGAATTGtagttaaattttatgtataatTCGGTCAATATCAAAATCTACCAAAAGCTTATCCTAAAAGAAGCttttggtagtccacatccaaataagGACAACGGATGTGAATCTTAAATCGAATATGGAATGATAAAGGTACAGTCTTCAGCGAAAGAAAATAGTAGattaaaaaacatcataaatAAACACAAGTAAGAGTGTTGGAAACAAAAGGGGCCATGTGAGagatcagcatttattttgaggATATTAGATTTGAACCCGTAGAATACCTCTTGCATTGAATggtccaaaaggtaatttctatcTTATACTAAATTAAGGCAGATTAATGCCAAACTCTGTCGAATACTTTTGCAGTATCAAGTGCAATTATAGCTGTATTTTATTATCGCCACTGACCAAAATAAGTTATCATGAGATAAGATCTGTGTTGATCATCAAAGCGACATCTAGTCCTGACAACACAAACTCTCAATTTCGGATTTCGACAACTAGCTTTCTCAAGCAATTCAAGTAAAAATCCTAAGTTAGCGATTGGTTCTAGATAACCTTCAGGAAAATGATTCCGCTAATTTATCAATGAATGTATAGGACTCGTAAAATTATATCTCGCAACAAtaacttattttgttaattttaagtaataaataaacttaGGTAAACCACTGTAGACTTTGATATTTTTGGGTTCGAATTAGATATTGTAATAGTGTCAAGAGCCTATAGATCCAAAGCATACAATTTTCATGCAgctatgtatcttttttttcttatgtttatttacttttcaaacattATCAGTCTCTTTTCTTATAACTACAGATCGAAATACCTtaccatttgaaaaaaaaaactagttgtcataatgaaaactatttcttaGGTTTCTAAAATTGACCCAGATAGAAACCAGAACTAAATACGTGTTAAAAGATAACATACTAAATGTCGATAGTAAACCATAGCTAGTCTAATGCTCGGGAAGATGAACCATGGAATCATAAGTTGACCTATTGCTCCGAAAGCCATACGATATTGGCCATACTATataagctttcgttcttcaagatatttcttaagctgagaattgatcagcgttttcatgaccttggagagaagggacgtaagtaTAATTAGACAATAGTTAGAGGGAGAAAAGGATTGTttaagggacaggctggacacaatttttttttagaaaaattattaattaattattagaCACATAGCTGTCGTTATGTTatggaaaaatttgaatagtGAAGCTTTATTATAGCAACGGCTAAACCATAACAAACTCGCGTTAtaaacaatgggcaggttcagacgacttaagggacttgaaagttaggcaagtttctattaTTTGATTGGCAAGCTGCCAAAAAGtgatcttccaattaaggcaactttaatgaaaaggtgactgaaaagttagtcaaaaaaaatctcattaacttttaagtcaagtatacttctatcaaaatgacagttgatcatgttttttcatttacttgaaagctgaactttattactctatgatttatttattttctgcacaacttcatttaatgttaGGTGTAAAAGGTTTCCTTggcaatttgaaaaagaaataagaaatatttctttacagtacaaaataaaaatcgtgatagacttgtagcttgcctgaggagtgttgtgtagacaataatttgtttggtactttttgcactttgaacttaaagtaaaggtttgaaaagtaaagttctgaaattcatgacacttgaaaaactaactagttgctttggtccaaatgtacgttcaaggaatgaagttgactgcaaatgaagtcccttatgttgcctgtaCCTGCCAAATGTTAGAATTAGCATAACATAATATCATGTGATTTTGAAATCTATAACCATTGTGATAAGTAACTTAATTTAAGATCCATTAATTGAACCAATAACATCACACTTGGTCCAAAGACAAATTTTAGTACCCGCAATGTTATAAACTCTCTTTACCTCAGCTTTGTTGGGCACCTTTTTGAAGGTACTAGTCAACTATTTATTCACATATGTAAGTCCCTCCTTCCTTTACTCGTTCTCTAGcttgctgtctccagttttaaTTACCACCGGAAATAAAGTTTCTTGTTCCCTCTGGCTTGGCGTTTAATACTTTAGGAACTGGAGCTTTGATATTCATTCACTCATCAATGCCGACTAACCAGTGGCGAGTCGCTGTACAATTTATACAGTTCTTCGGTTGTATCGTCTCCAAGAGGTGTTATTTCACCAGTTGACATAAATGATCGGTCAATATATCGTATGTAAAACGTTTCTTTCGAAATACCAACAGAGCCTTCATCCGCCTGAAAGaccgggatgataagggttttGTACAACGTCTTCTTGATAGGGCCTTATTCTCAATTGCTTACTTTAGTTCAAAGaagcgatttgcaagaattattctaAACTTGATTTTAAcactgatgtcatttgcagagtTATCAACAGTATCCAGGAAGATAATTGTTTgaccacctcgaagttatactTTCAAATGTTCTGACCATGTCTGCGATGGAAAACGACGTTCttcgatgacagcatatacttcgtTTTCCCCTCATTATTGATAAGATCAATTTTGTTCGCTTTAGATTCAGTACTAGatacattgactggattccattaGAAGAAGAATCCTgtcttgaagcctctccttcttcttcacaaatggaactatctcttctcgataaattccttcttactgacttacagcaaataagctgtattaaaaactcaaaaaatcgaattcccgatttagtcttttctgcTGACGTTATTAGTaggtactcttgttctagaatccagatcaggaattactaatattgataaatatcacccccctttggacatttttttgttgacttaagtaatcaccttactgaacacagtaattcctttgattgcttatataattttaatttcagaagagcaaatttccagcagttggctgaagatttaaccatttctggaattgctgatactttagcattttctaacattgactaagcagttttaactttttataagatccttaattattgttttgaaaaaaatgtacccataCAGAAATCAGCAAATACAAACTTTaaccatccttggtacacgaaagaattgcgtaaGGCATTGAAAAATCTGtttccaatcaacttctctttttatgttgaactctttaacctatttaagtttctttctaattttgtatacgctggttatgttactgatatgggcttGTATatacttgtaaacttaaagaaacaatcagatggctttccagttaacttctcTTActagaacctttcgttagataaaactgttgatatccgtaacgctttcgcaacaaatttccttgagtcatttgttaatagccctcaagaagttaacaaaaatattttcataatcttcactcctttccAAAAACTAGCTGTTGTCACATCcctgctacagagtacggtccttgatcttttatctgcgttgaatgatgactgctgagccggtcccgatggtgttcccccgatagtattaaaaaagtgtagtaatgctttaattGAACCCCTTTATTTAAACCATCTctaaaaacaagcaaatttcccagtatatggaagaagtcatttctaacatcaattttcaagaaaggtaacaaggcggatttaacaaactacaggcccattgcaaagctttcatgcattcctaaattgtttaaacaagttgtttgtgaaagtgtagcattttttagtaaaaatctcatttgcgaacagcaagatggtttaaaaatatcaaccaTTACTagtctcctcacattctcaaacatatgttcaaacgctttagaacaaggttatgaaatTGACTATGTATACAATGacttttctaaagattttgaccagcttagccacggaattattttttataaatattgaatcaaatcttaccttgaaaacagattctatgaggtaaaattttgaaattgtcattctgaaccttttgttgctcaatctagTGTTCCCCAGgaaagccatcttggcccttttcatgtctacgctcaagtgaacttctcatttttgctgacgatatgaagatttttaaaataataaagtccacccatgatcgtattcttttacaagccgacattgatagtttcacatttggtgtgggaaaaatagccttttactcaaccctttaaaatcccagacgatgacttttactaaaaaactaatcagaagCGTATTTGAtcattgtatatcacagcaaaaactctgtcgcgtctccacattcaaagatttaggtgttcatgTCTGTTCCAACTTGGACTTCACACATCactaattttattgtcaatatgcttggttttataaaacgctggacAAAGGAATTCAATGAttcctatgttactctttctttgtataattgccatgttcgtcctcaccttgaatatgcttcgcaggtatggactccgtATTACGAAATGCATAAAACTCGtatgaatcaattcaacacaatttcattcgctttgccctaaagggtcttccttgggatgatccttatgatctgcctccgctatgaacatcgtattctgcttcttcaaatgcaatctctccatcaaaggcgtgttaatattcacttagtattttttcatcaactcattaatggtaaaaatgatgcaccttatttgctatcttgtgagTTGTGTACACTTGAATAACTGAgacggaactcatcacctgggtacatttgattttatacatattgacttccataaaagtaactatgggaagaatgaagctttaagtcgaatgagcattttatataacttaaactgttcatcgatagacttaaatttaaataaggtgggattaaaatcattgtttagaaccattGCTCCattccactatcgtaaacgttctcattttattttttgttctgtaatagtcaaatgttaattatgttttgtattttgtgcctctgttaggctataattgtattattttttactaaaaattaacacatgtacttatgatgagcctctgatcgtattTTAATAAGCTTActaatttctgaaaattctcaAGTGTAAAAAAAGGGCACCCGtaactgctcgtttggttctttcCATAATGTCGAGGTCATATGCATATCCAAGAACAAGATTGAAACCGATGACAGCGCTTCGTTTTGTAGTATTACTCTAGTGGCTTTCAAGGAATCGGTTAAGTTTCTACCAATTTTGACGGAGCAGCGAAAATTCTTTAACGACATCATGATAAGGCGTTAGGTACCTAAAACTCGACATGGCAAAGTATAGCTCGTCTCTCTTAACTCTGTCATATATGCtgttttgaaatcgatgaagaagTGATTTGTATGGATTTTGTATTGTTGGGTCTTCTCTAGGAGTTGGTACTGGTAATTGTAAATCAACTTGTCAGTAACAAGAAAGCCGatattgaattttcattttagctttcattttaaattttcatcaatCTAATTGTGGAAGCAACGAATCGATAATAAATGCAAATTTCTTTTATCTTTaactcttcaaaacaattgcaattttaaataactattttatGGGATTCACTGCTTTTCGATTTCTATTTCAACtaattattcatttaatttattgtcaattttgagacttaaatttgtgtgtgttttatgatgatcttcaaaaatattttattgaatccTACATAGATTAATATTAAGTTGAATTAAGAGAACTGGGAACTTTTTACTTACAACTCCATTTAGGTATACGTGTTAAGTCAGGAGTTATATAGGGGACCTAATTGTTTTAAATCcgaacttaaaaaattattatttcaaaagcacTTTTCACGGATTTGTCATTTCCACGTAAAAAGCAACAgccgtaaaaaaaacttagattATTTAAGAACTTtgctttacaaataaaacattaatttgaattcTGATGtgttctttattataaaaaataaaaatgagataaCATGAATTTGACTTTTCAATTGtagttttgtcttaaaaatataacttcttaaatttaaataaatgtggaCGGAAATATTTACTATTTACTTTCTGTTAAAAAgctttgatttatataaaattaaacaaattaatattgttGTGTATTTACCAAATTAACAAATATCAATTTCATTGACAGAGACATCAACACTTTTCAATTGCTTTGTTTCAAtataaaagtttctttaaaaattaattttttcatcttaaaaattataattgtacaactttttcttaagttttaaaatatggacggaaatattttctatttatctTCCTATTTCGAAATGATAAAACACCTACTTTCGTTAAATTCTTATTAAACTAACGCATCTATCAATCGTCTTCCGAAAATAACTATCGCAAAAGACATCAATATGCATGCACACATATTTTTCTCTAATTGATCTGCTCCAGCTTTATAAAAGTCCCAGtcgaaaattttgataaaactctCGGATTCAAGCCAAGGATTTGATCCATCGTCAAAATGCATCGGGCATTGATCTCTTTCACGTTCGTATTCGGTCATGTCAATTGCAACAGCAGCTCCTTCGGTGTAGTTCCAAGAAGTCACGTCTTGTTTGAGATTACAAAAAGCTCCGACAGCTACAAGAAAAGCAAAGATTTagattttttgccaaaaaagataaaaacaaaacttcttacCTTGTGACATAAGGACACGATTCAGATCAGCCCTCTGGTAGACCCAGCAACGATATTTTGAAAGTGGATCCAAGGCATCATGAGTAATGAGATAAGATTTGAGATTCTCCTTCCAGAAGCCAATACACTTCATCCTATAATCGGGATCACCTAAAGGACACAATCAATTGAATTAGAACATAATTTAAAGATAATTTAAGAGTTCCTACTGTAAATATCAACAGGACGTCCTAAGTGATCAACCGAGAGGCAGTAATTTTCATCTATAGCCATTTCTTTCTGATCGGTGTCGCAAACTGAAAGATCTGAAATGTTCTGTTTGCAATGAATATCTGGCCTTGGACTCAGAGTCACACCACCAAGGATTCTAggaaaaacaaaggaaaatttTGTTAGTCAAtcataaatgatattttagCCACCCATGTCTTACCTCGTTTTAAATTTATGCTCGCCGCGTTGAGTGAAATTAAATTTGCCAGCTACTGGACATCTCACTGGAACTGGATTCTTTGCCAAAAAGAAATTATACTTCCATGCTTCTTTGTTGGGGAACTGCACCCAGGAGCACACTGTACTAAAATCGTCTTTAATAACCGCCAATCCTTTGCGATAGCGAATGATGTTATGATGCCGTGGCATAAAGTCAAAGCAAACGTAATCCTTTTGACAACCGTCGACAGTGAGACGAGCCATCATAATCCGGGTGCCTCTTCGTTCGCGACACACATAAATCGTTCGACGATACCGAGACTTGTCGGGGTAATATGTTTCGTTGATATGTGTCTCACTAATTTGCACATCGGCATCAATATTCGCCGTATTCACCCATTCTCCGGTGAAGTTCTGCGGCAGCGTACATCCCGGTTCGACAACTTCGGCCTTGACTGGTGTAAGTTTTAAACGTTCCGGTGAGCTTTCGGGAGTTTTCAGGGTATTGCACTGAGCAGTGATAGAGACACCAATGTACAAATCATCGTCTCGATTCTTTAAGAAGCAACGATATTTTTCATCTTTACGAGATTCTTTCGTATTTGCGACGGCGaagtaatgattttttccaaCGAACCAATCTCCCAGGCAACTGTATTCAACCGAACCGGTGAATGTACCATCCATGCCTTCGCATTTCTGATAAGATatgttgaatttttgatttgttatcAAGAATTGAGTACCGGCCGTTTGACATGACTGAATTCTAGCATCGGGTTTGTTGCATACACCGGTAAAACGGAAACGattctgaaaagaaaaattgttgataaataagtaatttaaaaaaaaaacactgagtGTATTCTCTGCAAGATTGGAgcagagtttaattttttttttaaacagactacGTTGAAATTCAAGTTTTGCGGAGGTGCCTTGACTTTTGGGAGCGTTTTAAATGTGACAAAGGTTATCGTAAAATGTTATCTAAGTGTTGCTTTAAGTTCTCTGATACACTGGAAATTTTTTCTGCCTTCCCATCGTCATACCTAAATTATTTCTATTGAGTTTTGATGCATCAGGATACCAACCGAAAAGGAAAGTTCAAGCGCgattcttaaacaaaatcagAAACTAAAATGGGCCAAGAGGTGAGAATTTGTCTTTTTTGCAACTTCGAAGACTCTTTTATAAATAGTGCTATAACCTTGCTGCGTGGACTACGGTCTTAATCTACATGTTTTTCCAGGTAGCTATATTTATAGCTATACCCTTCCAGGTTCCCACAGGAAGTTAGTCGAGATCATCCTCACTTTTAACTTATGATATCAATGGGTTGTTATTTTTCAGTCAGTTAGATGCTTTGATGGTAGTACCCATAGcgtggtggttagtgcgttggactgtcatgcaaggggtcttgggttcaatccctgcctgtgtcacaaaaaacaaaattcacgggtactgcctcttgtgaagaattgacaaatcccctaagagtaattcttgtcattaaaagtgctttctcaaaattagccgttcggattatgcatataaactgtaggtcctttccatctctgataacattactcccacacaagaatggttgagagttgtaagtcactaggccctggttcttcatggactgttgcgccacctaatttatttttattttatttagatgcTTTGATGAAGCCTAAGATGTTATTTCCTGAAATGGCTTCGAGGTCTGCaagatttttgaagaagtatcTAACTAAAAAATTATAACGTGGTAGCGGGCTTGGTAGTGGTTAGCAAGtgacttacttaggtcctcagacctgggAACCCCTAAGGGGCATAGGACCTCTACTAGGCCTACGCCGCCATAGTATATGGTTTCCGGATATGTGTTTCAGCTcactccaacttttgcctagtgacgctgattccgcctcgactgtcctgcgccatgtgcttttcGGTCGTctagctcttcttccttcttgtgtgtgCGGATTCccctgcattgcttggcctgcaatgcagtcgttaccatttcgaagcgtatgtccaatccatataggttcctggcctgtccttctatgaaggacctcatttcatatacggtttggccagaaaatccttaggatgttacgaagacatctattcacgaaggtttgcagctttcttgtattggccgaagtaaccttccaagtgctacAGCCATAAAGAATCACAGATCTGAAATTTGTGCGAAATAGTCGtggctttgttcttaagctgatagagttgtTCTTCCAAATTTTGgacaacataccgaacgc
It encodes:
- the LOC129939497 gene encoding uncharacterized protein LOC129939497; the protein is MKNLIFMCLFGVLSQVNCLIDGKRCSMPQILRGSWFSWEEGLPTQTVIDANSMSNRGYCIDFDHRGADYSFVFKGKANCYHCVKTFPRTLNVFEKYEGPCVSLPDGVDASVENVCKGVKGDSQLITLFNENFIPINCRSSLEGVWHFTYQNRFRFTGVCNKPDARIQSCQTAGTQFLITNQKFNISYQKCEGMDGTFTGSVEYSCLGDWFVGKNHYFAVANTKESRKDEKYRCFLKNRDDDLYIGVSITAQCNTLKTPESSPERLKLTPVKAEVVEPGCTLPQNFTGEWVNTANIDADVQISETHINETYYPDKSRYRRTIYVCRERRGTRIMMARLTVDGCQKDYVCFDFMPRHHNIIRYRKGLAVIKDDFSTVCSWVQFPNKEAWKYNFFLAKNPVPVRCPVAGKFNFTQRGEHKFKTRILGGVTLSPRPDIHCKQNISDLSVCDTDQKEMAIDENYCLSVDHLGRPVDIYSDPDYRMKCIGFWKENLKSYLITHDALDPLSKYRCWVYQRADLNRVLMSQAVGAFCNLKQDVTSWNYTEGAAVAIDMTEYERERDQCPMHFDDGSNPWLESESFIKIFDWDFYKAGADQLEKNMCACILMSFAIVIFGRRLIDALV